In Telopea speciosissima isolate NSW1024214 ecotype Mountain lineage chromosome 10, Tspe_v1, whole genome shotgun sequence, the DNA window caaaaaattaaaattttaaattaaaggTCAAAAGTGATGGTCTGTGTCACACCCTCGCACCCGCTCTTGAAGAATCGCCATTGTCGAATCTTTGGAGCTTCATATTTAACCAGTTTAGAAACGAACCTGAGAGATCAAACcaaatgtaatttttttcttcttcttctacactTCTAAtgctttccttccttccttcttcgtCTCCGTACGCCTTGAGCTGATCTTTCGTTCCGCCATGGTTTCGCTAGCAGGAGATAATCACTCCAATCGATTTCTCTCAACAACGCAGACTCATTACTCTTCCACCgccatttcttctcttcatGGTTCTAAGGTTCAGAGGACTCCCGGTCGATCCATGCGAACGATTCGTTCAAATCTTTTCCAAAACGATTCTTGTCGCTCATTTCCTTCTGCTACCGACGGAAATTCCGCTGCCGTCTCCGAGAACTTGTCGGAATCTGTTATCGATTTCAGATTGAGAGAGCTCTCTGTGGAGAGCAACAAGCCAGTCAAGTTCTCCGTTGCGGAATCTGATCTCCTCGACCTTTCTCAAGCTTTCACTGATTTCTCTGTTTGCAGTAGTGACATCTCCGGAGAGTTGCAGAGGTTAGCTTGCCTTCCATCGCCTGATCATGTTCACAACCCTGACGCCGTTGATGTGGAATCCAATTCTAACAGTGAAACTTTCCTGGAGTCATGGTTAGGGTGTATGCAGCGCGAGAATATCTCCTCAGAAATCCTCGACAACGCTCCCCCGGTAAATCTTGAACCAGCCGTGAAGGCATGCGTTGAAGGTCTACAGTCTCCGTCCATTGCTATCAAACGCTTGGCCGCGGCGAAGCTACGTCTTCTCGCTAAGAATAGATCTGAGAATCGAGCTATCATTGGTAAATTCGGTGCTGTTCCTGCCTTGATTCCTCTCCTCCGCTGCAGTGACCCGTGGGCGCAGGAACATGCTGTAACAGCTCTTTTGAATCTCTCCCTCCATGAAGACAACAAAACCTTAATTACCGATGCCGGAGCTATAAAACCTCTCATTTACGTTCTTAAAACCGGCACCGAAGTGTCGAAGCAGAACGCTGCTTGTGCTCTGCTCAGTCTCGCGTTAATCGAAGACAACAAGATTTCAATCGGTGCATGCGGAGCTATACCACCCTTGGTTTCTCTGCTCCTGAACGGCTCCACTCGTGGGAAGAAAGACGCGCTTACCACGCTCTACAAGCTCTGTACGGTGCGGCAAAATAAAGAGAAGGCCGTCAGCGCCGGAGCCGTGAAACCACTCGTGGGGATGATTTCGGAGCAGGGGAGCGGTTTGGCGGAGAAGGCTATGGTGGTTTTGAGTAGTTTGGCCGCTATTCAAGAGGGCAAAACGGCCATTGTCGAGGAAGGAGGGATTCCGGTTTTGGTTGAAGCCATCGAGGACGGATCGATCAAAGGGAAGGAGTTCGCTGTCTTAACGCTCCTGCTACTTTGTGCAGACAGTGTGCGGAATAGGGGGTTGTTGGTTAGGGAAGGTGGAATCCCTCCGTTGGTCGCCCTCTCTCAGTCGGGAAGCGCTCGAGCGAAGCACAAGGTAAAAATTatagtttggggttttcttaCTCTCTATTTAGGGTTTCTAATAACTGAAATTTTGGTAGCGAATTTCGATTGCAACTTGAAAAGCTTTCGGGTTATTAGCCCAATTTGATTTGCTCAATTTCTTCCTGTGTAGCTCACAAAATCTTTGTTTCAGCCAATTAAAGTTCTTGCCTGTGTTGTTCACAAAATCCttgttttttcccttcttctaatTCAGAGATGAGTTGATTCTAACTTTGACTTTGGTTGTGTGACTCCACAGGCTGAAACATTACTTGGGTATCTGAGAGAACCGAGGGAAGAGGCATCCTCTTCTAATCCTGTGTAGTGGTAATGAAATTCATAAGTGGGTTCTTGTCTTCCTGACTGTGTACATAGCTGAGTGAGTGATCTTCTCATGGTTTTGTTTGTACAGTCTGTGAACTGACTTAGGTTTTGTCTTAAACTAAAACTAGATGTTGAGTGTTTTATGTCTTGGTGGGTGATCCTGGGTTTTGTATGGGAGATCCAAATTTCTACTGAAACACATAAAAGAGTTTTGGTTTAGGCCTTACAAGATCGATCTTAGAAACTGTGTTCCAGTAGGTCCATAGCAGGGAAGGAGTGAGAAATGGAACTAGAAGGGCTGGAGTTATATTTGTTATAGATTTTTGTGTGTGTTGGTGCTGGGTGATATAATCATATATAAATGTGTTGTGTGACTTGTGTCTTTCGTTGATCTATCCTTCCTTGTTGACCAGATGATTAGATCCTTATCCAATCCATATTTCTTTCTCTGAATCCGCTTCCATAAATTATATTGTGAAATCAGGAACATCTATGGACTTTTTG includes these proteins:
- the LOC122642461 gene encoding U-box domain-containing protein 4-like translates to MVSLAGDNHSNRFLSTTQTHYSSTAISSLHGSKVQRTPGRSMRTIRSNLFQNDSCRSFPSATDGNSAAVSENLSESVIDFRLRELSVESNKPVKFSVAESDLLDLSQAFTDFSVCSSDISGELQRLACLPSPDHVHNPDAVDVESNSNSETFLESWLGCMQRENISSEILDNAPPVNLEPAVKACVEGLQSPSIAIKRLAAAKLRLLAKNRSENRAIIGKFGAVPALIPLLRCSDPWAQEHAVTALLNLSLHEDNKTLITDAGAIKPLIYVLKTGTEVSKQNAACALLSLALIEDNKISIGACGAIPPLVSLLLNGSTRGKKDALTTLYKLCTVRQNKEKAVSAGAVKPLVGMISEQGSGLAEKAMVVLSSLAAIQEGKTAIVEEGGIPVLVEAIEDGSIKGKEFAVLTLLLLCADSVRNRGLLVREGGIPPLVALSQSGSARAKHKAETLLGYLREPREEASSSNPV